A region of the Chlamydia felis Fe/C-56 genome:
ACTCCAAATTCGAATAGACATACAGAATCTGCTTCAGACCCTTTCTTAGAAGAAAATCAAGACATATCTCAAGAGAACTTTTCTGAAGGCTCACAAACTACAACAGACTCTAATCTAGAAGACAGACCGCTAACCTTATCTTTAGCTAGTACCGCTTCAGCATTGGAAACACGTGGGAATGAAGATATTGTGAACATGTTTGTTCTTGGGAGGACTAGTTCTCCGGGTAGAAATACTGTTCCTATTTTTGAAGCTAATTGTGCCAGTCCTTCATTAACTCCTCTTCTAACACCCCTTATAGGGGTCGGATATACGAACGGAAGCCACTCTGGATATTATGGTGCTCAAAATGAAACCATACATCTTAGTCTATTGCTCGGAGGAAGAGAGGTTATAGGTATCTATAATGATGGAGAATGGAGATCTTCTTCTTTTTTTTGCAGAAACTCTCAAGAGGAGATGTCGCATACTTGCGAAGCAATTTTAGAGGTTTGGGAGAGTTTTTTTACTCAACATGCTCCAGGAAGTACTTTTATTCATTATTTTTTTGGAAATGGAGCAGATCCTGTTCAAGAGGCTATTCGTCATACTAGATACGCCAACAATATTGTTTTAGTAGGGATTTGTCCATCGCGATACCCTAACCATCCAAGATCGTTTTTTTATCGTGTGGCTGGAGATTTATTTTCTTGTTTAGATTCCGAAGGGTTTGCTAGATCGGAAGTAACAACATTACCCTATTCTTCGGGAAGCTTAGGGGTGTTCTGGGTTAATTTCTATGATCCTGCTTTTAATAATGCTATTGTAACAACCTTTATGCAAATAGCAGGAATTAATTCTGTTGCTCAAAATATCTCTGAGGATAATGAAATTATCGAATCTCCTTTACTTGAGGCAGATGTAGATAATCAAGAAGAGCATTTTGGTATTATTGGTCATAGCTTACAGGGAGTAACTATAGCTCGCAGCACAAGTCCAAATGTATTTACTAGAATACAAACTTTACTCAATATGCCTGAAACAACCATACAAGTTGAGGAAAATGCGTTACCTCCAGAGGACTTTCTTGACGGGTTTGGAGAAGTCGTTACCAATATTCTTAGAATTTCGGATGCAGTTTCTATTCTTTGGATTTTTCCTATAGTGGATACAACTGTGAACGCTTCTTTATTGGCTGTGAGCATTGTATTTTTTGGCATAGATGGTTTGAGTAGATGCTTCTTAATGCTAACAAATCCCCGATCTAGAAGAGAGAGGTATAGAAATATTCGTATGGTGGCCTTGTGCTATCACACTCTGGCTCCTATTATGAATATCTTTGATTTGGTAAATAATATCCGTATGGCATCACGTTCTACGGCTACACAATGTACAGTGGCTTTATATAGTATAATTACTTTCTTTGGCTGGACTATTCTTGGTAGGGATGTATTGGAATACGTTCTCCCTAGGCATCGAGATGCCTTATACACACGCTATTTGAGGTGGTTTAGA
Encoded here:
- a CDS encoding DUF687 domain-containing protein, whose protein sequence is MPFPIQTPNSNRHTESASDPFLEENQDISQENFSEGSQTTTDSNLEDRPLTLSLASTASALETRGNEDIVNMFVLGRTSSPGRNTVPIFEANCASPSLTPLLTPLIGVGYTNGSHSGYYGAQNETIHLSLLLGGREVIGIYNDGEWRSSSFFCRNSQEEMSHTCEAILEVWESFFTQHAPGSTFIHYFFGNGADPVQEAIRHTRYANNIVLVGICPSRYPNHPRSFFYRVAGDLFSCLDSEGFARSEVTTLPYSSGSLGVFWVNFYDPAFNNAIVTTFMQIAGINSVAQNISEDNEIIESPLLEADVDNQEEHFGIIGHSLQGVTIARSTSPNVFTRIQTLLNMPETTIQVEENALPPEDFLDGFGEVVTNILRISDAVSILWIFPIVDTTVNASLLAVSIVFFGIDGLSRCFLMLTNPRSRRERYRNIRMVALCYHTLAPIMNIFDLVNNIRMASRSTATQCTVALYSIITFFGWTILGRDVLEYVLPRHRDALYTRYLRWFRNTREENERSQQENREGRIVVGRANLNNYYRVIGIVNTAVFGIFLSCLGGMATFAGLELSESCRHNATTNVTTPIIPSGNVTFLEGFTNGRAYAISQVVHMVFSFLAMIIYIMALIRMLRSNHRT